In Rhodospirillum rubrum ATCC 11170, a genomic segment contains:
- the torA gene encoding trimethylamine-N-oxide reductase TorA, with product MSKMSPPTAFAAQTRRTFLKASAAAGALGLVAPSLLSAGVARAAEDGEVLTGSHWGAFRATVKGGKMTAIKPWEKDPHPSHQLTGVMDSIYSPTRIKYPMVRRAFLEKGPGASPETRGAGDFVRVTWDQALDLVAKELTRVRKDHGPTSIFAGSYGWMSPGKLHNCRSLVRRLLNQTGGFVSSSGDYSTGASQVIMPHVMGTLEVYEQPTVWPVVVEHSDLVVFWGADPMTTNQIGWLIPDHGAYVGLKALKESGKKVICIDPVRTETCDYLGAEWIAPKPQTDMAMMLGVAHTLYTEKLHDQSFLDDYTFGFDRFLPYLTGESDKTPKSAEWASAICGIPAEVIKDLARRIVKGRTMLASGWSMQRQHHGEQIHWMLVTLASMVGQIGLPGGGFGLSYHYANGGSPSATGPVLPAISDGSAAVKGAAWLAAGGAASIPVARVVDMLMNPGKEFDFNGTKAIYPDTKLIYWTGGNPFAHHQNRNRMVEAFRKVETFIVHDFQWTATARHADIVLPATTSYERNDIEQIGDYALSSVLAMKKVVEPVFEARSDFDILAAVAERLGTRDAFTEGKDEMGWIKEFYDNALGQAKAKGVTMPDFETFWKGEGVVSFPISDEAKAFVRYSAFREDPLLEPLGTPTGKIEIYSKNIEKMGYDDCPAHPTWMEPVERLDGPGAKFPLHITTSHPKSRLHSQLCGTKLRDSYTVAGREPCLINEADAKARGISNGDVVRVFNDRGQILAGAVVTNAIRPGVIRVNEGGWYDPTEPTKPGSLCKYGDVNVLTVDIGTSKLAQGNCGHTAIGDVEKYAEAAPAVTVFAAPKNA from the coding sequence ATGTCCAAGATGTCTCCCCCGACCGCCTTCGCCGCACAAACCCGGCGCACCTTCCTGAAAGCGAGCGCCGCCGCCGGTGCCCTTGGATTGGTCGCCCCCTCGCTGTTGTCTGCGGGCGTGGCGCGGGCGGCCGAGGATGGCGAGGTCCTGACCGGGTCGCATTGGGGCGCCTTCCGCGCCACCGTGAAGGGCGGCAAGATGACCGCCATCAAGCCCTGGGAAAAGGATCCCCATCCCAGCCATCAGCTGACCGGCGTGATGGATTCGATCTATTCGCCCACCCGCATCAAATACCCGATGGTCCGCCGCGCCTTCCTTGAAAAGGGTCCGGGCGCCTCGCCGGAAACCCGCGGCGCCGGCGATTTCGTGCGCGTGACCTGGGATCAGGCGCTTGATCTGGTGGCCAAGGAACTGACCCGGGTGCGCAAGGACCATGGGCCGACCTCGATCTTCGCCGGATCCTATGGCTGGATGAGCCCGGGCAAGCTGCATAACTGCCGCAGTCTGGTGCGCCGCCTTCTCAATCAGACCGGCGGCTTCGTCAGCAGCTCGGGCGATTATTCGACTGGCGCGTCCCAGGTGATCATGCCCCATGTCATGGGCACGCTTGAGGTCTATGAGCAGCCGACCGTTTGGCCGGTGGTGGTCGAGCATTCCGATCTGGTCGTCTTCTGGGGCGCCGATCCGATGACCACCAACCAGATCGGTTGGCTGATCCCCGATCACGGCGCCTATGTCGGCCTCAAGGCCCTCAAGGAGTCCGGCAAGAAGGTGATCTGCATCGATCCGGTGCGCACCGAAACCTGCGACTATCTGGGCGCCGAATGGATCGCCCCCAAGCCGCAGACCGATATGGCGATGATGCTGGGCGTCGCCCACACGCTTTATACCGAGAAGCTCCACGATCAGAGCTTCCTTGATGATTACACCTTCGGCTTCGATCGCTTCTTGCCCTATCTGACTGGCGAAAGCGACAAGACGCCCAAGAGCGCCGAATGGGCTTCGGCGATCTGCGGCATTCCGGCCGAGGTGATCAAGGATCTCGCCCGCCGTATCGTCAAGGGCCGCACCATGCTGGCCTCGGGCTGGTCGATGCAGCGCCAGCACCATGGCGAGCAGATTCACTGGATGTTGGTGACTCTCGCCTCGATGGTCGGTCAGATCGGCCTGCCGGGCGGCGGCTTTGGCCTTAGCTACCATTACGCCAACGGCGGCTCGCCCAGCGCCACCGGTCCCGTGCTGCCCGCCATCAGCGACGGCAGCGCCGCGGTGAAGGGGGCGGCTTGGCTGGCCGCCGGCGGTGCGGCCAGCATTCCCGTCGCCCGCGTCGTCGACATGCTGATGAATCCGGGCAAGGAGTTCGATTTCAACGGCACCAAGGCGATTTATCCCGATACCAAGCTGATCTACTGGACCGGCGGCAATCCCTTCGCCCACCACCAGAACCGTAACCGCATGGTCGAGGCCTTCCGCAAGGTCGAGACCTTCATCGTCCATGACTTCCAGTGGACGGCGACGGCCCGCCACGCCGATATCGTGCTGCCCGCCACCACCAGCTACGAGCGCAATGATATCGAGCAGATCGGCGATTATGCGCTCAGCTCGGTTCTGGCGATGAAGAAGGTGGTCGAGCCGGTGTTCGAGGCCCGCTCCGATTTCGATATCCTGGCCGCGGTGGCCGAGCGCCTGGGCACGCGCGACGCCTTCACCGAAGGCAAGGACGAAATGGGCTGGATCAAGGAGTTCTATGACAACGCCCTGGGTCAGGCCAAGGCCAAGGGTGTGACGATGCCCGACTTCGAGACCTTCTGGAAGGGCGAGGGCGTGGTCAGCTTCCCGATCTCCGATGAAGCCAAGGCCTTCGTCCGTTACAGCGCCTTCCGCGAGGACCCGCTGCTCGAGCCGCTGGGCACTCCGACCGGCAAGATCGAGATCTATTCCAAGAACATCGAAAAGATGGGCTATGACGATTGCCCGGCCCATCCGACCTGGATGGAACCGGTCGAGCGCCTGGACGGCCCGGGGGCGAAGTTCCCGCTGCATATCACGACCAGCCACCCGAAAAGCCGTCTGCATTCCCAGCTCTGCGGTACCAAGCTGCGCGACAGCTACACGGTGGCCGGGCGCGAACCCTGCCTGATCAACGAGGCCGATGCCAAGGCGCGCGGCATCAGCAATGGCGATGTGGTGCGGGTGTTCAATGATCGCGGCCAGATCCTGGCCGGGGCCGTCGTCACCAATGCCATCCGCCCGGGCGTGATCCGGGTCAACGAGGGCGGTTGGTACGACCCGACCGAGCCGACCAAGCCGGGCAGCCTGTGCAAATACGGCGACGTCAACGTGCTGACCGTTGATATCGGCACCTCCAAACTGGCCCAGGGCAACTGCGGCCATACCGCGATCGGCGATGTCGAGAAATACGCCGAGGCCGCGCCCGCCGTCACCGTCTTCGCCGCGCCGAAGAACGCCTGA
- a CDS encoding CU044_2847 family protein, protein MPIRLVPYDLAAGGRIIVEENVVDQGDLVAGGMGGLAQKAKQTFEEALAGIRPAVSAVLEEITSLSNGPHKVNVEVGFVLKGQVGAVIASSATEASIKLSVTWDRKESNL, encoded by the coding sequence ATGCCTATCCGTCTCGTTCCCTATGACCTTGCAGCTGGCGGTCGTATCATTGTCGAGGAAAACGTTGTCGATCAGGGTGATCTGGTCGCCGGCGGGATGGGAGGGCTTGCTCAAAAAGCCAAGCAGACGTTTGAGGAGGCTTTGGCTGGCATTCGTCCCGCTGTGTCGGCGGTTCTTGAGGAAATCACCTCTTTGTCTAACGGGCCACACAAGGTAAATGTTGAAGTCGGTTTCGTTCTGAAAGGTCAAGTCGGAGCCGTTATTGCTAGTTCAGCGACAGAGGCGAGCATAAAGTTGTCTGTAACGTGGGATCGTAAGGAAAGTAATTTATAA
- the torC gene encoding pentaheme c-type cytochrome TorC yields MIKRIWTVVWKPSARWGLGVLLIVGAVGGVVGWNVFHGALEHTNSIEFCISCHTMENTVFQEYKQSPHYKNASGVRAGCPDCHVPKEGLPLYAAKLRASKDVYHEILGTIDTPQKFEDRRLEMAQRVWARMEETDSRECRSCHSYDSMDFHAQKPKAAAMMEKAMGEGETCIACHKGIAHKLPDMSAGYKKTFANLQALAAKEGAKAKTLINLDTKPLFLDRATASAGGKGDGKLLSGSEVAVAERDGDWLKVTVSGWQQEGAERVIYALKGQRIFTAALDASATAAVTVTETVVDADTELTWKKVTLQAWLSKDAMLGDSDKLWAYGKEMYGAACGTCHSLRAPDHFLANQWIGTLKAMKRFVSLDDEQYRFLQKYLQLNAKDTGGAGAHG; encoded by the coding sequence ATGATTAAGCGCATCTGGACTGTTGTATGGAAGCCCAGCGCCCGCTGGGGATTGGGTGTTCTTCTGATCGTTGGCGCGGTGGGCGGCGTGGTGGGCTGGAACGTGTTCCATGGCGCGCTTGAACACACGAATTCGATCGAATTCTGTATTTCCTGCCATACGATGGAGAATACGGTTTTCCAGGAATACAAACAAAGCCCCCACTATAAGAACGCCTCGGGCGTGCGCGCCGGCTGTCCGGATTGCCACGTGCCCAAGGAAGGTCTGCCGCTGTACGCAGCCAAGTTGAGGGCGTCGAAGGACGTTTACCACGAGATCCTGGGGACGATTGACACCCCCCAGAAATTCGAGGATCGCCGCCTGGAGATGGCCCAAAGGGTTTGGGCGCGCATGGAAGAGACCGATTCGCGCGAATGCCGGTCGTGCCATTCCTACGACTCGATGGACTTCCACGCTCAGAAGCCCAAGGCGGCGGCGATGATGGAAAAGGCCATGGGCGAGGGGGAAACCTGCATCGCCTGCCACAAGGGCATCGCCCACAAGCTTCCCGATATGTCGGCGGGCTACAAGAAGACTTTCGCCAATTTGCAAGCCCTGGCGGCCAAGGAAGGCGCCAAGGCCAAGACCCTGATCAATCTTGATACCAAGCCGCTGTTTCTTGACCGCGCCACGGCGAGCGCCGGCGGCAAGGGCGATGGCAAGCTGCTGTCGGGCAGCGAGGTCGCCGTTGCCGAGCGGGATGGCGACTGGCTGAAGGTGACGGTGTCGGGCTGGCAGCAGGAAGGCGCCGAGCGGGTGATCTACGCCCTCAAGGGCCAGCGCATCTTCACCGCCGCGCTTGACGCCTCGGCCACGGCGGCGGTCACCGTCACCGAAACCGTCGTCGATGCCGATACCGAGCTGACCTGGAAAAAGGTGACGCTGCAGGCTTGGCTGTCGAAGGACGCCATGTTGGGCGATAGCGACAAGCTGTGGGCCTATGGCAAGGAGATGTACGGCGCCGCCTGCGGCACCTGCCATTCCCTGCGCGCCCCCGATCACTTCCTGGCCAACCAGTGGATCGGCACCCTGAAGGCGATGAAGCGCTTCGTCAGCCTTGATGATGAGCAGTACCGCTTCTTGCAGAAGTACCTCCAGCTTAACGCCAAGGATACTGGCGGGGCCGGGGCCCATGGGTAA
- the moaA gene encoding GTP 3',8-cyclase MoaA, with protein MRDSFGRLITYLRLSVTDRCDLRCRYCMGPHPVFIPKRDVLSLEDLGAIAGAFVDLGVRKIRLTGGEPLVRRGLPTLIAALAVHKAEGRLDEIALSTNGSLLDRHAQALAEAGIARVNVSLDTLDPQVYSRVTGGGGLDRVMGGLMAARQAGMAVKLNCVAAKGLNDGAHVGLVDWAHGNGFDITFIELMPVGDGESRKEFGFLPLESVRAALAARWTLLADDHCSGGPARYLRVAETGRRVGFITAMSAEFCGSCNRVRVDCRGRLHTCLGRSGHHGLKAALDQGPEALRAAILGAITAKPRAHAFQEAASPTPTPGALPERTMNATGG; from the coding sequence ATGCGCGATTCCTTTGGCCGTTTGATCACCTATCTGCGCCTATCGGTTACCGACCGCTGCGATCTGCGCTGCCGCTATTGCATGGGACCCCATCCGGTCTTCATTCCCAAGCGCGACGTTCTCAGTCTGGAGGACCTGGGCGCCATCGCCGGCGCCTTCGTCGATCTGGGCGTACGCAAGATCCGCCTGACCGGCGGCGAGCCCCTGGTGCGCCGGGGCCTGCCCACGCTGATCGCCGCCCTGGCCGTCCATAAGGCCGAGGGCCGCCTTGACGAGATCGCGCTTAGCACCAACGGCAGCCTACTTGATCGCCACGCCCAGGCCTTGGCCGAGGCGGGCATCGCCCGCGTCAATGTGTCGCTTGATACCCTTGATCCGCAGGTCTATTCCCGGGTGACCGGGGGCGGCGGTCTTGACCGGGTGATGGGGGGGCTGATGGCCGCCCGTCAGGCGGGGATGGCGGTCAAGCTCAATTGCGTCGCCGCCAAGGGCCTGAACGACGGCGCCCATGTCGGGCTGGTCGATTGGGCGCACGGCAACGGCTTTGATATCACCTTCATCGAACTAATGCCGGTGGGCGACGGCGAAAGCCGCAAGGAGTTCGGCTTCCTGCCCCTTGAGAGCGTGCGCGCGGCCCTGGCGGCGCGCTGGACCCTGCTGGCCGACGACCATTGCTCGGGCGGTCCGGCGCGCTATCTGCGGGTGGCCGAAACCGGGCGGCGCGTCGGCTTCATCACGGCGATGAGCGCCGAGTTCTGCGGCTCGTGCAACCGGGTGCGCGTCGATTGCCGGGGGCGTTTGCACACCTGCCTGGGACGGAGCGGCCACCACGGCCTGAAGGCCGCCCTTGATCAGGGACCCGAGGCCCTGCGCGCCGCCATCTTGGGCGCCATCACCGCCAAGCCGCGCGCCCACGCCTTCCAAGAGGCCGCCTCGCCAACCCCGACCCCGGGGGCCTTGCCCGAGCGCACGATGAACGCCACCGGCGGCTAA
- a CDS encoding TorD/DmsD family molecular chaperone gives MGKISAMTSPADEADVGQAALFLWFAKAFGWPDAELVASLRGAPRGRPALPELLGDLPGAEMAVARIKEILDAEADDAALLAQLQRAHGALFEGFGGLITVPPYESAFAGGEARLFGAPTRAIEEILARLDLRVAEATSEPADHICVELNLLAHLTLSGKDAANDRQGLLDDHLRRWLPDFVTALHGSDRLGFHAACGDLLILLIDVEA, from the coding sequence ATGGGTAAGATCAGCGCGATGACGTCCCCCGCCGATGAGGCCGATGTCGGTCAGGCCGCGCTTTTCCTGTGGTTCGCCAAGGCCTTTGGCTGGCCCGACGCCGAACTGGTGGCGAGTTTGCGCGGAGCGCCGCGCGGCCGTCCGGCCCTGCCCGAGCTGTTGGGCGATCTGCCCGGCGCCGAGATGGCGGTGGCGCGGATCAAGGAGATCCTTGATGCCGAAGCCGACGACGCGGCCCTGCTCGCCCAGCTTCAGCGGGCCCATGGGGCGCTGTTCGAGGGCTTCGGCGGGCTGATCACCGTGCCGCCCTATGAATCCGCCTTCGCCGGCGGCGAGGCCCGGCTGTTCGGCGCGCCGACCCGGGCGATCGAGGAGATCCTCGCCCGCCTCGACCTGCGGGTGGCCGAAGCCACCTCGGAGCCGGCCGATCATATCTGCGTTGAGCTCAACCTGCTGGCCCATCTGACGCTTTCGGGCAAGGACGCCGCCAACGACCGCCAGGGGCTGCTTGACGATCACCTGCGGCGCTGGCTGCCCGACTTCGTCACCGCCCTGCACGGCAGCGACCGCCTGGGCTTCCACGCCGCTTGCGGCGATCTGCTGATCTTGCTGATCGACGTCGAAGCCTGA
- a CDS encoding trypsin-like peptidase domain-containing protein codes for MDPLQGCLLRLLRSDGESDIIVGTGFLSLGADGRPYVLTCAHVVNAALGRDKTETSHPGSCVVMANQQGGKPIPLDLQAWNAPISGASGNSDIADIAILTPLQSLSASWLPRLRAEPPSRVVPHNSKVPFHSFGFMVTSDGNPARGSLTAVDFANRFVAHGDHTFRRFIEEGLSGAPVFSDDSRVLGMVARRLAVEDKQGLVISAFALAQAWPLLAMPYPGLPSFEASNAHLFFGRGRPVNGEVPTGKLKELLERLQKQRLVALVGASGSGKSSLANAGVAEYYRQRNWRVVSFRPGLAPLRNLSEAIFEVIEEGETVLSRLQTVSYWESLLKRGMLRDAFDCINRAGADGTLVIVDQFEEFFPGREASSYDNGDLSVDLDPIAQERSLILKQLRQAEDRADVHCLLTVRLDLLESIIKGGKDAARLLSDPYPIFMLTAMTASEVREAIVGPAQVFGVETDTNFATNLAAEVTKGEGRLPLLQEALRQCWARIRFGEQGWNLYQPEDLSEGKEILLLEESVGRRGDEAMGEIERHYKPVEVNRMLLSLVRWVDGRPLRRILSMMESDESDVPMIAMLANQRLVILSGDGSRRTAELVHEALMTRWARLASLISNHHVFLEWRDRFDREFIVWERGRCEEKDLLRRHDVQLAMSWKENVDGFFIAPTSRQLKFIDESYLFYEKEEIRREEDFRQKEKQNRRIRKWLLLSIFALFLFFIFLCLSIFTFKKAQDETYSAQMQESRALAVLARQESEKGDQGTAILLALEGLPDPGFGGKRPLSPEAATMLRQAWLRNREVTTVGYDGPVRVASLSSDGQRVVVASDDEIVRVWDLSAPKSPGINLGEHQGSVFSANLSPDGQRAVTASYDGIVLVWDLSAPKFPAITLAGSSGSVLSGRESVSFSPDGQRVLKTSEDGTAQVWDLSSSKIQAITLGERGHYVQSASFSPDGRRVVTASSDGAAQVWDLSAPKTQAILLEGHEQPVQSASFSPDGQKVVTVSSDGTARVWNLSEPKPQALLLDGHKGLVQLASFSPDGQHVVTASGDTARVWDLSAPKSQAFLLEGHEGSIQSASFSPDGRRVVTGSGEGTVRVWDLSAPKSQPILLRGHLRATFFARFSADGRSVVTASYDGTARVWAVPAVEPGELFLEGSDDSVRSASFSPDGEHLVTISDDKTVRVWDLSVPKPRSLLLEGYEGSVQSASFSPDGQRLVTVSDDKTARVWDLAEPKAKALILEGDDASVGSASFSPDGRRVVTASYDKTARVWDLSALKPRAITLESSLGWVGSANFSPDGQRVVGASYGGAQIWDLSVPERPKLCMRLKQLNAGLLQSASFSPDGGRVVTVSDGGTRVVDLSTPKSPPITLGGRLDRARSASFSPDGQRVLTASYDGTARVWDLAGSQASALVLGEYSSSMLYANFSRDGRRVLTFSSPNKLRVWDVYPDIRELSSLVRKRLTRCLSTAQREEFGLRVEDRKRNRDAIPIPDSEGNCPR; via the coding sequence ATGGATCCACTGCAAGGGTGCTTGCTGCGCCTGCTGCGTTCAGATGGTGAAAGCGATATCATCGTTGGTACTGGTTTTTTATCCCTTGGTGCTGATGGGCGGCCTTATGTCTTGACGTGCGCCCATGTTGTGAACGCTGCTTTAGGGCGGGACAAAACGGAGACAAGCCACCCGGGTTCATGCGTTGTGATGGCAAATCAGCAAGGGGGAAAGCCAATTCCCTTGGATTTGCAGGCGTGGAACGCGCCAATTTCCGGGGCTTCTGGGAACTCTGATATCGCGGATATCGCCATCCTGACGCCGCTTCAATCCCTGAGTGCGTCCTGGCTCCCAAGACTGCGAGCCGAACCGCCTAGTCGGGTGGTGCCGCATAATAGTAAAGTTCCATTCCATAGCTTTGGCTTCATGGTAACCTCCGATGGAAATCCGGCCCGAGGATCTCTGACTGCCGTTGATTTCGCGAATCGGTTTGTTGCGCACGGTGACCACACCTTCCGCCGTTTTATTGAGGAAGGATTAAGTGGGGCGCCTGTTTTCTCAGACGATAGTCGTGTCCTTGGCATGGTGGCGCGCCGGCTTGCGGTCGAAGACAAACAAGGCTTGGTGATTTCCGCCTTCGCCTTAGCGCAAGCTTGGCCGCTGCTGGCTATGCCTTATCCGGGATTACCTTCCTTTGAGGCGTCTAACGCCCATCTTTTTTTTGGCCGAGGGCGTCCTGTAAACGGGGAGGTTCCGACTGGCAAGCTGAAGGAGTTGCTGGAGCGCCTACAAAAGCAGCGTCTCGTGGCGCTTGTTGGTGCATCCGGTAGTGGTAAATCATCGCTAGCTAATGCCGGGGTGGCAGAATATTATCGTCAACGTAATTGGCGCGTTGTTAGCTTTCGGCCTGGTCTCGCGCCATTGCGCAATCTTTCTGAAGCCATTTTTGAAGTAATAGAAGAAGGAGAGACCGTCTTATCGAGACTACAGACCGTAAGCTATTGGGAGAGTCTCCTGAAAAGAGGCATGCTGAGGGATGCCTTTGACTGTATAAATAGAGCTGGGGCCGATGGCACTCTGGTTATCGTGGATCAATTTGAAGAGTTTTTCCCAGGACGAGAAGCCTCTTCTTATGATAATGGCGATCTTTCCGTTGACTTAGATCCTATAGCCCAGGAAAGGTCGTTGATTCTGAAGCAATTGCGTCAAGCTGAGGATCGTGCTGATGTGCACTGTCTTCTGACAGTGCGCCTTGATCTATTGGAATCCATAATTAAAGGAGGAAAAGACGCGGCCAGATTGTTATCTGATCCTTATCCAATCTTTATGCTGACAGCTATGACCGCCAGCGAAGTGCGGGAAGCTATCGTGGGGCCGGCTCAAGTTTTTGGTGTCGAAACAGACACCAATTTTGCCACCAACTTGGCTGCCGAAGTTACCAAGGGCGAAGGTCGTCTGCCCCTTTTGCAGGAAGCGTTGCGTCAATGCTGGGCTCGCATAAGGTTTGGAGAGCAAGGCTGGAATTTGTATCAACCAGAAGATCTTTCTGAAGGAAAAGAAATCCTTTTGCTTGAAGAGTCGGTTGGGCGGCGTGGCGATGAAGCGATGGGGGAAATAGAAAGGCATTACAAGCCAGTCGAGGTTAATCGCATGTTGCTGTCCCTGGTCCGGTGGGTGGACGGTCGCCCGCTCCGGCGCATTCTATCCATGATGGAGAGTGATGAATCTGACGTTCCCATGATTGCGATGCTGGCTAATCAACGCTTGGTGATTCTAAGCGGGGATGGGTCCCGCCGGACTGCCGAGTTAGTGCACGAGGCACTGATGACCCGTTGGGCACGGTTGGCGAGTTTGATTAGCAACCACCACGTCTTTCTAGAGTGGCGCGATCGGTTTGATCGAGAGTTTATCGTATGGGAACGTGGCAGGTGTGAGGAAAAGGACCTTCTACGTCGCCATGATGTACAATTGGCGATGAGTTGGAAAGAGAATGTTGATGGTTTTTTTATCGCTCCCACATCTCGTCAATTAAAATTTATTGATGAAAGTTATTTATTTTATGAAAAAGAAGAAATAAGACGAGAGGAGGATTTTAGACAAAAAGAGAAACAAAATAGACGCATTCGAAAATGGTTGCTGTTATCTATTTTTGCACTATTTTTATTTTTTATATTTTTATGTCTAAGTATATTTACTTTTAAAAAAGCTCAAGATGAAACTTATTCCGCTCAGATGCAGGAATCCAGGGCTCTGGCCGTACTCGCTCGCCAAGAGAGCGAAAAGGGAGATCAAGGGACAGCCATACTCTTAGCCTTGGAGGGCTTGCCTGACCCCGGGTTTGGCGGGAAGCGGCCTTTATCTCCCGAGGCAGCTACCATGCTGCGCCAAGCTTGGTTGCGAAATAGGGAGGTGACCACGGTGGGGTATGATGGTCCGGTGCGTGTCGCAAGCTTGAGTTCCGATGGCCAGCGTGTGGTTGTGGCATCTGACGACGAAATAGTGCGGGTGTGGGATTTGTCAGCACCAAAATCACCAGGAATCAACTTGGGGGAGCATCAAGGATCAGTGTTTTCTGCCAATCTGAGCCCTGATGGCCAGCGTGCGGTCACCGCATCCTATGATGGAATAGTGCTGGTGTGGGATCTTTCGGCACCGAAATTTCCGGCGATTACTTTGGCGGGGTCTTCAGGTTCAGTGCTTTCTGGCAGGGAATCTGTCAGTTTTAGTCCTGATGGTCAGCGTGTACTCAAGACATCAGAAGATGGAACCGCGCAGGTGTGGGACCTGTCGTCATCCAAAATCCAAGCGATCACTCTGGGGGAGCGGGGACATTACGTGCAGTCCGCCAGTTTCAGTCCCGATGGCCGGCGTGTGGTCACTGCATCAAGTGACGGAGCAGCACAAGTGTGGGATCTATCAGCACCAAAAACTCAGGCGATTCTTCTTGAGGGACACGAGCAACCAGTGCAGTCCGCTAGTTTCAGCCCCGATGGCCAGAAGGTGGTTACTGTATCAAGTGACGGAACAGCACGAGTTTGGAATCTTTCAGAGCCCAAACCTCAAGCGCTTTTACTTGATGGACACAAAGGTCTTGTACAATTAGCCAGCTTCAGTCCCGATGGGCAACATGTGGTCACGGCATCAGGTGATACAGCACGGGTTTGGGACTTGTCGGCACCAAAGTCTCAGGCATTTCTCCTCGAGGGACATGAGGGGTCAATACAATCCGCGAGCTTCAGCCCCGACGGTCGACGCGTGGTTACCGGCTCAGGTGAAGGTACGGTACGAGTGTGGGATCTATCGGCACCCAAATCTCAACCGATCCTCTTGAGAGGGCATCTGAGAGCGACGTTTTTTGCCAGATTTAGCGCCGACGGCAGGTCTGTCGTTACAGCTTCTTATGACGGAACAGCGCGAGTATGGGCTGTGCCGGCGGTTGAGCCAGGGGAACTTTTCTTGGAAGGATCCGATGACTCAGTGCGGTCCGCCAGCTTCAGTCCTGATGGCGAGCATTTGGTTACGATATCTGACGATAAAACGGTGCGGGTGTGGGATCTCTCGGTACCTAAGCCTCGATCGCTTCTCCTGGAGGGATATGAAGGTTCGGTGCAATCCGCGAGCTTTAGCCCCGATGGGCAGCGTTTGGTCACGGTATCGGATGACAAAACCGCACGCGTGTGGGACCTCGCAGAACCTAAAGCTAAGGCGCTTATTCTTGAGGGGGACGATGCTTCGGTAGGCTCCGCTAGCTTTAGTCCGGACGGTCGGCGTGTGGTCACAGCTTCTTATGACAAAACGGCACGTGTGTGGGACCTATCGGCACTTAAACCCCGGGCGATCACCTTGGAGAGTAGTCTTGGTTGGGTGGGATCGGCCAACTTTAGCCCGGACGGTCAGCGTGTGGTCGGGGCCTCTTATGGCGGAGCGCAGATATGGGATCTTTCAGTCCCTGAACGACCAAAATTGTGCATGCGTCTCAAGCAGCTAAACGCAGGATTGCTACAATCTGCTAGCTTCAGCCCCGACGGTGGACGCGTGGTCACAGTATCTGATGGTGGGACAAGAGTTGTGGATCTATCGACACCAAAATCCCCACCGATCACGTTAGGGGGGCGTCTGGATCGAGCGCGATCCGCCAGCTTTAGCCCCGACGGTCAGCGCGTACTCACTGCGTCCTATGATGGGACGGCACGGGTTTGGGACTTGGCCGGTTCTCAGGCCTCCGCCCTCGTCCTTGGTGAATACTCTAGCTCTATGCTCTACGCCAACTTCAGTCGTGATGGACGCAGGGTATTAACCTTTTCTTCGCCAAATAAGCTGCGCGTTTGGGATGTTTATCCGGATATTAGGGAGCTCTCTTCTCTCGTAAGAAAGCGGTTAACGCGGTGCCTATCCACTGCTCAGCGGGAGGAGTTTGGTTTGCGGGTGGAAGATAGAAAGCGGAACCGTGATGCCATTCCAATTCCCGATTCTGAAGGAAACTGTCCCCGTTGA